The DNA window TATGGCATGTGTCTTAAGCTTAAGACTGAGGGAGATTAAGTGGGGTTTTGTATAGgttctttcattttctcttgTCAATCAccaaaatcttttcttttcttgtcttaagagaatcaaaagaaaagggaaatggCTTTTCTGTCTGCTTCAACCAAAGCGTTAATATCGAATTCAGTTCTTTTTCACCATCAAAATCGGAGCTTTTTGCCTCCCCATCAGAAACCAACGCAATTatccttctcttcctcttctactGGTGAgccatttctttttcaatccaAATTACTAGTATCAATTAATGTGAAAGATGATTTCTTATGATGTTAATTTCATTGGGATTCAACTCTACTGCAATCTATGATAATTAATGTTGAGTATTTTTCTCAGCTTGGATAGTAATTGAGAAAGATCGtttttttgtgatattgatTTCAAAACTTTTCAGGATTTGGGACGATTAGCATTGCCTTCGAGAGGAAAGGGCGGCCATCCTTGGTGGGAACAGCAGCTGTTAGGCACTTGGAAGGGTCAGTTACCAGAACTGAGGGACTTCGCTTTGCAGTggtgagtttttcttcttttttcttttcacagtTTATTTAGGTTTTCGTTTGAATTGATTGTTGTAATTTGTTGACATTGATGATTGGAAACAACATTCAAAGGTCGTGGCCCGGTTCAATGAGATTATTACAAGGCCACTTTTAGAGGGAGCTGTTGCAACTTTCAAGAAATATTCAGTCAAAGAAGACATTGATGTAGGCAAACTGTTTTATTTTAGAAGCTTTTTTTcgaatttgctttctttttgtttgtaaattttgattagGGTTGTTTTCATGTATTTCTCTTCAGGTTGTGTGGGTTCCCGGTAGTTTTGAAATAGGCATTGTTGCAGAAAGGCTAGGCAAGTCGGGAAAATATAATGCGGTTGTGTGCATTGGAGCTGTGGTATGAATGATTTCTCTTCATAACCTTGAAAGAAGTTATTACTTGATGAAATGTTAGTAGTGAAATGCGTTAGGAGGGGTGGCTTCctcctcatttttctttcattgaagCACATGTTTACAGGCTGACCCTGATatgtgaattattttcttgttgttaATGATAGGTAAGAGGTGATACTACTCACTATGATGCTGTCGCTAATTCAGCAGCATCTGGAGTCCTTTCTGCTGGTTTAAAGTCAGGTTGGTAGTTACACTCTGCTGGTTTTATTGCTTGGTTTTGAAACGATGTTGTTCTCTGTTGACCAGGGTTTTAAAAGTTTGTCCTTGACTGTAGTAATTACCTTATTCTGTACAAGTTTCTGTGACATATTATGTCATATTGTAAAGTGAATATGGAAAGGCAACATGGGCTCAAATATGCTAGCAATCACCTATTAAGAGTGGTTGTTGTTGTCATTATTGCATCAAATATTACTGTGGTGCGTGTAATACTTGGCAAAACTGATGAAACACTCTCATCTAATGTTCTTCACACATCAAACACGTGTGTAAGAGTGTGCATCGTCACACACAACCAACTCTTTATTCTGTAGATGTCATTTAGCATCAAATATGTTCTGTTTCTGCCTATCACTTGGAGAACTGAGAAATTGCGTTCTCCTTTAATGTAACACATACTTGCTTCGTCAACCCTTAAGGAAATGATCTTGCTTCTGCTGCCTGTCAGTTTACTGCTGCTCTCTCCATTTTTGTTGAAAGGCTTCCCACTTCCCAGTGAAAAACTGATGATGCTTTTTCTTGAGAATTTGCAGGGGTTCCATGTGTATTTGGTGTTCTGACATGCGAGGACATGGAACAGGTGAAAGAAgcatttaaataaaaccaaGACCCATAGGTTTCTTTCAAGAATGTTTCATCTGAGAacttttgttttgataattgcAGGCGATAAATCGAGCTGGTGGAAAATCGGGGAATAAGGGTGCTGAGGCTGCTCTGACAGCAGTAAGTTGATTATATGCTGTTAAATGCTTTGGATAAGTGCGTGTGCACTGATTAATTATGTTCTAGTATTTAATTCTGTGTCTTCTGCCAGCATGcttattcttaatttctttctcaattttcttCAGCATATTTCTTCCTTCATTAAAACT is part of the Populus trichocarpa isolate Nisqually-1 chromosome 7, P.trichocarpa_v4.1, whole genome shotgun sequence genome and encodes:
- the LOC7465605 gene encoding 6,7-dimethyl-8-ribityllumazine synthase, chloroplastic, with the protein product MAFLSASTKALISNSVLFHHQNRSFLPPHQKPTQLSFSSSSTGFGTISIAFERKGRPSLVGTAAVRHLEGSVTRTEGLRFAVVVARFNEIITRPLLEGAVATFKKYSVKEDIDVVWVPGSFEIGIVAERLGKSGKYNAVVCIGAVVRGDTTHYDAVANSAASGVLSAGLKSGVPCVFGVLTCEDMEQAINRAGGKSGNKGAEAALTAIEMASLFEHHLK